A stretch of the Tannerella serpentiformis genome encodes the following:
- the der gene encoding ribosome biogenesis GTPase Der: MGNVVAIVGRPNVGKSTLFNRLIGSRQAIVNDEAGTTRDRQYGKVEWAGREFSVIDTGGWVVQSDDVFEEEINKQVKIAVEEADVILFVVDVMNGATSLDDEVAHILRCSGKPVILAANKADTYDRHAAAAEFYSLGLGDPYCLSAVNGSGTGEVLDRVVELLPSAGEEAHDEELPRIAVVGRPNAGKSSLINAFIGEERHIVTDIAGTTRDSIYTRYDKFGLNFYLVDTAGIRKKGKVNEDLEYYSVIRSIRAIENSDVCLLMLDATRGIESQDLNIFSIIRKNKKGLIVCVNKWDLVEDKSTAAIKTYERAIRERMAPFTDFPILFISALTKQRIFKVLETAKAVYENRRRRVTTGRLNEIMLPIIEQTPPPAWKGKYIKIKYITQLPAGSVPSFAFFCNLPQWVKEPYRRFLENQLREHWDFHGTPIQVFIREK; the protein is encoded by the coding sequence ATGGGAAATGTAGTAGCCATCGTAGGGCGTCCCAACGTGGGTAAATCAACGCTCTTCAACCGCCTTATTGGTTCGCGGCAGGCGATCGTAAATGATGAAGCCGGAACGACCCGTGACCGACAATATGGCAAGGTTGAATGGGCCGGACGGGAGTTTTCGGTGATCGATACCGGAGGTTGGGTGGTGCAATCAGATGATGTATTTGAAGAAGAAATCAACAAGCAGGTCAAGATAGCTGTCGAAGAAGCCGACGTGATCTTATTCGTGGTCGACGTTATGAACGGGGCGACCAGCTTAGACGACGAGGTGGCGCATATACTCCGTTGCAGCGGCAAACCCGTCATATTGGCGGCCAATAAAGCAGATACTTACGATCGCCACGCCGCAGCCGCAGAATTTTATAGCCTGGGATTGGGCGATCCCTACTGCCTCTCGGCCGTCAATGGATCGGGGACAGGCGAGGTGCTCGACCGTGTCGTGGAGCTGCTACCCTCGGCGGGCGAAGAAGCGCACGACGAGGAGCTGCCACGTATCGCCGTGGTCGGCCGACCCAACGCCGGCAAGTCGTCACTCATCAATGCCTTCATCGGAGAGGAACGCCACATCGTGACCGACATCGCGGGCACCACCCGCGACTCCATCTACACACGGTACGACAAGTTCGGCCTCAACTTTTACCTCGTCGACACGGCGGGCATCCGCAAAAAGGGCAAGGTGAACGAGGACCTCGAGTATTACTCCGTCATCCGTTCGATCCGCGCGATAGAAAACTCGGACGTTTGTTTGCTCATGCTCGACGCCACGCGGGGCATCGAAAGTCAGGACCTCAATATTTTCTCCATCATCCGGAAAAACAAGAAGGGGTTGATCGTCTGCGTCAACAAATGGGACTTGGTCGAAGATAAGTCCACCGCGGCGATCAAAACCTACGAACGCGCCATCCGGGAGCGTATGGCGCCGTTCACCGATTTCCCCATCCTCTTCATTTCGGCCCTCACGAAGCAGCGCATTTTCAAGGTCCTCGAGACGGCTAAGGCCGTCTATGAGAACCGTCGCCGACGCGTCACGACGGGACGTTTGAACGAGATCATGCTTCCGATCATCGAACAAACGCCGCCTCCCGCCTGGAAGGGAAAGTACATCAAGATCAAATATATCACCCAGCTACCGGCGGGCAGTGTGCCCTCGTTCGCCTTCTTCTGCAACCTGCCGCAGTGGGTCAAGGAACCGTACCGCCGATTCTTGGAGAATCAGCTGCGCGAGCACTGGGATTTCCACGGGACGCCCATCCAAGTTTTCATCCGCGAGAAGTAA
- the era gene encoding GTPase Era, with protein sequence MTERKHKSGFVNIIGNPNVGKSTLMNRLVGERISIITSKAQTTRHRILGIVNTDDMQIVYSDTPGVLRPNYKLQETMRESSESALGDADILLYVTDMVEKTDKNDDFLQQVRGIECPVLLLINKIDLTDQAGLTQAVEAWHTLLPAAEIIPISALSGFNVEPVKRRIEALLPDSPPYFEKDALTDRPARFFVTEIIREKILLYYQKEIPYATEVVVEEFIEGAEQIHIRALIIVERDTQKGIIIGHGGQALKKVGTTARRDMERFFEKKIFLELYVKVEPDWRNRDNLLRRFGYKLD encoded by the coding sequence ATGACGGAGCGAAAGCATAAGTCCGGATTCGTCAACATCATCGGCAACCCCAACGTGGGCAAGTCCACGCTGATGAACCGATTGGTGGGCGAACGCATCTCCATCATCACCTCGAAGGCCCAGACCACACGCCACCGCATTCTGGGTATCGTCAATACGGACGATATGCAGATCGTCTATTCGGACACTCCCGGCGTGCTCCGCCCGAACTACAAGTTACAGGAGACCATGCGCGAAAGTTCCGAATCTGCGCTGGGGGACGCTGATATCTTGCTCTACGTGACCGACATGGTGGAGAAAACCGACAAGAATGACGACTTTCTGCAGCAAGTGCGGGGCATCGAATGTCCCGTCTTGCTGCTCATTAACAAGATCGACCTCACGGATCAGGCGGGGCTGACCCAGGCCGTCGAAGCCTGGCACACGCTCCTGCCCGCGGCCGAGATCATCCCCATCTCCGCGCTCTCGGGCTTCAATGTTGAGCCCGTCAAGCGTCGCATCGAGGCACTCCTCCCCGATTCGCCTCCCTACTTTGAGAAGGACGCCCTGACCGACCGCCCGGCGCGTTTCTTCGTGACGGAAATTATCCGGGAAAAAATTCTGCTCTACTATCAAAAAGAGATCCCCTACGCCACGGAAGTCGTTGTCGAGGAGTTCATTGAGGGCGCGGAGCAGATACACATTCGCGCGCTCATCATCGTGGAGCGCGACACGCAGAAGGGCATCATCATCGGTCACGGTGGGCAGGCGCTCAAGAAGGTCGGCACGACGGCCAGGCGCGACATGGAGCGATTCTTCGAGAAAAAAATCTTCCTCGAGCTCTACGTTAAGGTCGAGCCGGACTGGCGCAACCGCGACAACCTCCTCCGGCGATTCGGATACAAACTGGATTAG
- a CDS encoding beta-ketoacyl-ACP synthase III, which translates to MDKINAVITGVGGFVPDDVLTNDDLSKMVDTTDEWIMTRVGIKERRILKDPNLSSGYMGTQAVNDLVQKTGIDPMSVEGIVCSTSTSDYHFPSTASIIAYESGCRNAYAFDIQAACAGFIFALETAANYIRSGRYKRLIVVSSEKMSSMTDYTDRATCPLFGDAGAAVLLEATTEDYGVIDTLLRTDGSGKSHLIMKAGGSLRMPSHETVDQRLHFVYQEGQAVFKRAVIDMADAAEEIVRRNGLTKDQIDWIVPHQANLRIIDAAARRLGVNKDKVMINIRKFGNTSSTTIPLCLWEWEGKLRRGDNLILAAFGAGWTWGATYLKWGYDGAKA; encoded by the coding sequence ATGGACAAGATAAATGCAGTCATCACCGGTGTCGGAGGTTTCGTCCCGGACGACGTACTGACCAACGACGACCTATCTAAGATGGTGGATACCACCGATGAATGGATCATGACGCGCGTCGGTATCAAAGAGCGACGCATCCTCAAAGACCCCAACCTCAGCTCTGGCTACATGGGCACGCAAGCTGTCAACGACCTCGTGCAGAAGACCGGAATCGACCCCATGTCAGTAGAGGGCATCGTATGCTCTACCTCCACGAGCGACTATCACTTCCCCAGCACCGCGTCGATCATCGCCTATGAGTCCGGCTGCCGGAACGCCTACGCATTCGACATCCAAGCGGCCTGCGCCGGCTTCATCTTCGCCCTGGAGACGGCCGCCAATTACATCCGTTCGGGGCGCTACAAACGGCTCATCGTCGTATCGAGCGAAAAAATGTCCTCCATGACCGACTACACCGACCGCGCCACCTGTCCCCTCTTTGGCGACGCTGGAGCGGCCGTCTTGCTGGAGGCCACGACGGAGGACTACGGCGTGATCGACACCCTCCTTCGCACCGATGGATCAGGCAAATCGCATCTGATCATGAAAGCGGGCGGATCACTACGCATGCCGAGCCACGAGACGGTCGATCAGCGACTCCATTTCGTCTACCAAGAGGGGCAGGCCGTCTTCAAGCGGGCCGTCATCGACATGGCCGACGCGGCCGAGGAGATCGTGCGCCGCAACGGGCTGACCAAAGATCAGATCGACTGGATCGTGCCCCACCAGGCCAACCTCCGCATCATCGACGCTGCCGCACGGCGCCTCGGGGTGAACAAAGACAAGGTGATGATCAACATCCGCAAGTTCGGCAACACCAGCTCCACCACCATCCCCCTCTGCCTGTGGGAGTGGGAGGGCAAACTCCGCCGCGGCGATAACCTGATCCTGGCCGCTTTCGGTGCCGGATGGACCTGGGGAGCCACCTACCTGAAATGGGGTTATGACGGAGCGAAAGCATAA
- the rpmF gene encoding 50S ribosomal protein L32, which translates to MAHPKRRQGSARTGKRRSHDHAAVPTLALCPNCGAWHVYHTVCSECGYYRGKLAIDKDVAV; encoded by the coding sequence ATGGCACATCCTAAAAGAAGACAAGGCAGCGCAAGAACCGGCAAGAGAAGATCGCACGATCATGCAGCGGTTCCGACTTTGGCCCTCTGCCCCAATTGCGGTGCATGGCATGTATATCACACCGTTTGCAGCGAATGCGGTTACTACCGAGGCAAATTGGCGATCGACAAGGACGTGGCTGTCTAA
- a CDS encoding YceD family protein, whose product MGKFRAYWVDLKDINPAEVRTYEYLLDDQFFTDIDGTEVRQGHVNVQLEVEHKASAFQMTFHLEGTVILPCDRCLDHMKQPIETNNRLTVKLGKEYTEESDEVLVVSEDEGGVNLAWFLYEFVALAVPMKHVHAPGECNRTMAAKLRKHAAYSPDDEDEPDNASDEADSDAEDIPTDPRWDALKQLKDEE is encoded by the coding sequence TTGGGAAAATTCAGAGCATATTGGGTTGATTTGAAGGATATAAATCCAGCGGAAGTTCGCACCTATGAATATCTGCTGGATGATCAATTTTTCACAGACATAGACGGCACGGAAGTTCGACAAGGACACGTCAACGTGCAACTCGAAGTCGAGCACAAAGCATCTGCTTTCCAGATGACTTTTCATCTGGAAGGCACTGTCATTCTGCCTTGCGATCGCTGCTTAGATCATATGAAGCAGCCGATCGAGACAAACAACCGATTGACAGTGAAGTTAGGCAAGGAGTATACGGAAGAGAGCGACGAAGTATTGGTGGTTTCCGAAGACGAAGGCGGTGTCAACCTCGCATGGTTCCTCTACGAGTTCGTGGCGCTGGCTGTACCGATGAAGCATGTCCACGCACCGGGCGAATGCAACCGTACGATGGCGGCCAAGCTGCGTAAACATGCAGCCTACAGCCCCGACGATGAGGACGAGCCCGACAACGCATCAGACGAAGCGGACTCCGACGCAGAAGACATCCCAACCGACCCACGCTGGGACGCTCTCAAGCAACTGAAAGACGAAGAATAG
- a CDS encoding ComF family protein translates to MKRFLLTLWNDLLGLFYPRICGACGAPLIDGEELLCLYCLCELPRLSYHRYPDDENPLRNIFAGCSSVRQVIAYLHFQKESYVQHLIHEFKYHKNERLAIHIGRLAAEDLQRDGYLTDVDLFVPVPLHPWKMRQRGYNQSERVARGLASVYHHPIDTTSLIRHTYTKTQTRKSAYERRQNVKNVFTVAQPERLAGHHILLIDDVLTTGSTLLNCIDALRDVPDLLISIFVVSTVI, encoded by the coding sequence ATGAAGCGCTTCCTCCTCACCCTATGGAATGACCTGCTTGGGCTCTTCTACCCACGCATCTGCGGAGCTTGCGGCGCGCCCCTCATCGACGGCGAGGAGCTGCTCTGCCTCTATTGCCTCTGCGAACTGCCTCGCCTGTCCTATCACCGCTACCCCGACGATGAGAATCCTCTCCGGAACATCTTCGCAGGCTGTTCCTCCGTGCGTCAAGTGATCGCCTACCTACACTTCCAAAAGGAGAGCTACGTTCAGCATCTCATCCACGAATTCAAATACCACAAGAACGAACGCTTAGCCATCCACATCGGCCGATTAGCTGCCGAAGATCTGCAAAGAGATGGCTATCTCACCGACGTCGATCTATTCGTGCCCGTCCCTCTCCACCCATGGAAGATGCGGCAGCGCGGCTACAATCAATCCGAGCGCGTAGCCCGCGGTCTGGCCAGCGTCTACCACCACCCTATCGATACAACCTCACTTATCCGTCACACCTACACTAAGACGCAGACGCGGAAGTCAGCCTACGAACGGCGTCAGAATGTAAAAAACGTCTTCACCGTAGCTCAGCCCGAACGCCTCGCCGGACATCACATTCTGCTCATCGATGACGTCCTCACCACCGGCTCCACACTGCTCAACTGCATCGATGCCCTACGCGACGTCCCTGATCTGCTCATCAGCATCTTCGTAGTCTCCACGGTTATCTGA
- a CDS encoding BFO_2992 family lipoprotein, whose translation MNKTMAWIAAALLLACTTSCLEGGSNSVESDTVGIIRRESKEGKMVMDNPFPYGPFYSPTLSKLNEGACVLVHFTLNRDAAENSSTVVRSRGYSTVTISAQAEVEKYRIARFSDPGAPDTGKVLKDEVPIKNPVNLVRGYVRGYLFVEHVLNQPSDQRNEWYLTYNPDAKAQTYLGKHTYDIYLRTTKRTTGTKTAVDMAVNSAYFIKSYFEEIARKEKSSGNNEAFYVRFNYVSGFQNGKPVWSRIERAMPVQISDILSNKG comes from the coding sequence ATGAACAAGACAATGGCATGGATAGCAGCCGCGCTGCTGCTGGCATGCACCACCTCCTGCCTTGAAGGCGGAAGCAACAGCGTAGAATCAGACACCGTAGGCATCATACGGCGCGAATCGAAAGAAGGAAAAATGGTCATGGACAACCCCTTCCCCTATGGCCCATTCTACTCACCGACACTCTCCAAACTGAACGAAGGCGCATGCGTCCTCGTGCACTTTACCCTCAACCGTGATGCGGCGGAAAATTCCTCCACCGTAGTCCGATCGCGTGGCTATAGCACCGTGACGATCAGTGCGCAGGCGGAGGTCGAGAAGTACCGCATAGCTCGCTTCTCCGATCCCGGAGCCCCGGATACGGGGAAGGTGCTGAAGGACGAAGTGCCCATCAAGAATCCCGTCAACCTGGTGCGTGGTTATGTGCGCGGCTACCTCTTCGTCGAGCACGTCCTGAACCAACCCAGCGACCAGCGCAACGAATGGTACTTGACGTACAATCCAGACGCCAAGGCTCAGACGTATCTCGGGAAACACACCTACGACATCTATCTCCGTACCACCAAGCGCACGACCGGTACAAAGACCGCTGTCGACATGGCTGTCAACAGCGCCTATTTCATCAAGAGCTACTTCGAGGAGATCGCTCGCAAGGAAAAAAGCAGCGGCAACAACGAAGCCTTTTACGTACGCTTCAATTACGTCTCAGGTTTCCAAAACGGCAAGCCAGTCTGGTCAAGAATCGAACGAGCAATGCCGGTCCAGATTTCTGACATCCTTAGCAACAAAGGCTGA
- a CDS encoding porin family protein produces the protein MKKQDEWEKIVRSKLEDYEVQPDPADWDAIVGRLTRRRLWPRRWMYAAAAVALLMLLFEGGRRLWRPDEPSERMADANPVPTAPIATPSVAMPSVSSLPATVATPPPTAVAQVRTRTKAAPQTVAPAMTRLHAATPHEASLPPTDLPTDEPSVPDNAWLAETTISTADSLSLYAAEIPTAEEIEEAIEHPSDRMAVAATRPARRWGFGMGGGGYTTGLQGGGGDFNATFIRDDSRADLPPYDYGEGTADDALAYHRNETNRIDVKHARPLSFGLGVSYRLSDRWALQSGLTYTCLTSRWRTASIFDGHIRQRLHFVGIPVGVAYRIADWRRVRFYAAAGGAVEWNVAGSLRTVHSYGTGRRSTEQSQRMKEWQWSTYARTGATYPLLPFLSLYAEVGASYYFDNGSSIETIRSAKPFYLSLQTGLRLGL, from the coding sequence ATGAAAAAACAGGATGAATGGGAAAAGATCGTTCGATCAAAGCTCGAAGACTACGAAGTGCAGCCCGATCCAGCCGATTGGGATGCGATAGTCGGACGATTGACGCGCCGTCGGCTCTGGCCGCGGCGATGGATGTACGCAGCAGCGGCTGTAGCGCTGCTGATGCTCCTTTTTGAAGGCGGACGAAGGCTGTGGCGCCCAGACGAGCCGTCGGAACGGATGGCAGACGCTAACCCCGTACCGACGGCACCGATAGCTACGCCGTCAGTTGCCATGCCGAGCGTATCGTCGCTCCCCGCGACGGTTGCGACACCACCGCCCACCGCAGTCGCACAGGTAAGGACGCGAACGAAAGCGGCCCCACAAACGGTCGCACCGGCCATGACGCGTCTCCACGCAGCCACGCCGCACGAAGCATCGCTCCCGCCTACTGATCTGCCGACGGACGAGCCATCGGTGCCAGACAACGCCTGGCTGGCCGAAACGACGATAAGCACGGCCGACAGTCTGTCCCTCTATGCGGCAGAGATCCCGACGGCTGAGGAAATCGAAGAGGCGATCGAACATCCCTCCGATCGTATGGCGGTTGCGGCAACGCGACCCGCCCGACGCTGGGGCTTCGGCATGGGGGGCGGTGGCTACACAACAGGTCTGCAAGGTGGAGGCGGAGACTTCAATGCGACGTTTATCCGCGATGACAGCCGTGCCGATCTGCCACCGTACGACTACGGGGAAGGCACCGCGGACGACGCCCTCGCCTACCATCGGAACGAAACGAATCGCATCGATGTCAAGCACGCGCGCCCGCTCTCGTTCGGCCTCGGCGTGAGCTACCGGCTGAGCGATCGCTGGGCATTGCAAAGTGGCCTGACGTACACCTGCCTCACTTCGCGTTGGCGCACAGCCTCCATCTTCGATGGGCACATCCGACAGCGATTGCATTTCGTCGGTATCCCAGTCGGGGTGGCCTACCGAATAGCAGACTGGCGGCGTGTGCGATTCTATGCGGCTGCGGGCGGCGCAGTAGAGTGGAACGTGGCGGGTAGCCTCCGCACGGTTCACAGCTACGGAACCGGGCGACGCAGCACGGAGCAGTCGCAACGAATGAAAGAATGGCAATGGTCAACCTATGCCCGCACGGGCGCCACTTACCCCCTGTTGCCATTCCTAAGCCTCTACGCCGAGGTGGGCGCAAGCTATTACTTCGACAACGGGAGCTCCATTGAAACGATTCGATCGGCGAAACCCTTCTATCTATCTTTGCAGACGGGTTTGAGATTAGGTCTTTAG
- a CDS encoding RNA polymerase sigma factor — protein MDEKQLIADCLKGEQTAWKALYDAYSGRMLGICLRYVADREVARDVLQDGFVKVFSSLDKFRGEGPLGAWIRKIFVNESLEYLRRTQTLRHDTVSLDSATFSPSEEATALSQLSAEDLLSMVRELPPSLRTVFNLLAVEGYSHKEIATMLQIEESTSRAHYMRARRWLQKRINGENM, from the coding sequence ATGGATGAAAAGCAACTCATAGCCGATTGTCTCAAGGGTGAGCAAACAGCTTGGAAAGCGCTCTACGACGCGTATTCCGGCCGCATGCTGGGCATCTGCCTACGCTACGTGGCCGATCGTGAAGTAGCGCGTGACGTGTTGCAGGATGGCTTCGTCAAAGTGTTCTCGTCGCTCGACAAGTTCCGGGGCGAAGGGCCGCTGGGGGCATGGATCCGGAAGATTTTCGTGAATGAATCGCTCGAATATCTCCGGCGTACACAGACCCTCCGGCATGACACGGTCAGCTTGGACAGCGCCACCTTCAGTCCCTCGGAAGAAGCCACGGCCCTTTCGCAACTTTCGGCGGAAGATCTCCTATCCATGGTCCGCGAACTACCGCCTAGCCTACGCACCGTCTTTAATCTGCTTGCCGTCGAAGGGTACTCGCATAAAGAGATCGCAACCATGCTGCAAATAGAAGAGAGTACATCGCGAGCACACTATATGCGAGCCCGACGATGGCTGCAAAAGAGAATTAATGGGGAGAATATGTGA
- a CDS encoding sodium-translocating pyrophosphatase: METLFVMVPLAAVLALAFAYVFYSQMRKESEGTPTMQEIAEHVRKGAMAYLKQQYKVVAIVFVILALFFAVLAYGFHVQNPWVPFAFLTGGFFSGLAGFIGMKTATAASARTANAARNSLNSGLKIAFRSGAVMGLTVVGLGLLDISVWYLVLNAFVDATGPQKLVVITTTMLTFGMGASTQALFARVGGGIYTKAADVGADLVGKVEAGIPEDDPRNPATIADNVGDNVGDVAGMGADLYESYCGSILATAALGASAFYNDGDVQAKAVFAPMLIAAVGIILSIVGIYTVKTKEGAGMSQLLKSLGFGVNLSSALIAAASFGILYLLEIPNWAGLSCSVIVGLVAGFIIGQSTEYYTSHSHKPTQTIAHSAESGPATVIISGLGMGMISTAVPVITIAVAIILAFLFATGFDTANLLTAHNLSLGLYGIGIAAVGMLSTLGITLATDAYGPIADNAGGNAEMSRLEPHVRQRTDVLDALGNTTAATGKGFAIGSAALTALALLASYIEEVKIGLQHIGTTTIDIAGRTVDVAQATIPDFMAYYQVDLMNPKVLIGVFVGSMMAFLFCGLTMNAVGRAAGKMVEEVRRQFREIKGILTGDATPDYARCVAISTQGAQREMLFPSLLAIIVPVLVGIFFGVSGVLGLLVGGLGAGFVLAVFMANSGGAWDNAKKYIEEGNMGGKGSEAHKATVVGDTVGDPFKDTSGPSLNILIKLMSMVSIVMAGLTVAFSIL, translated from the coding sequence ATGGAAACACTATTCGTAATGGTCCCATTGGCTGCGGTGCTGGCGCTGGCGTTTGCCTACGTCTTCTACAGCCAAATGAGGAAAGAAAGTGAAGGTACCCCCACCATGCAAGAAATTGCAGAGCATGTGCGGAAGGGCGCGATGGCTTACCTGAAGCAACAGTACAAAGTTGTCGCTATTGTCTTTGTTATCTTGGCGTTGTTTTTCGCAGTACTAGCCTATGGCTTTCATGTGCAGAACCCTTGGGTTCCGTTTGCCTTCCTGACCGGTGGATTCTTCTCCGGATTAGCCGGGTTTATCGGGATGAAAACGGCCACCGCGGCCTCGGCTCGCACGGCAAACGCAGCGCGCAACTCGCTCAACTCTGGTCTGAAGATCGCTTTTCGATCTGGCGCAGTGATGGGGCTTACTGTGGTCGGTTTGGGGCTACTTGACATCTCGGTCTGGTACCTCGTCCTCAACGCCTTTGTAGACGCCACTGGGCCCCAGAAGCTCGTAGTGATCACGACGACCATGCTCACCTTTGGAATGGGCGCTTCGACGCAAGCACTCTTCGCCCGCGTGGGTGGCGGCATCTATACGAAGGCCGCAGACGTGGGCGCCGATCTGGTGGGGAAGGTCGAAGCCGGGATCCCGGAGGACGACCCCCGCAATCCGGCTACGATTGCGGACAACGTAGGCGACAATGTCGGCGATGTAGCCGGTATGGGCGCCGATCTTTACGAGTCGTACTGCGGATCCATCCTGGCCACGGCCGCACTCGGAGCCTCAGCCTTCTATAACGATGGCGACGTACAGGCCAAGGCTGTCTTTGCTCCCATGCTGATCGCTGCCGTCGGCATCATTCTCTCCATCGTCGGCATTTACACCGTTAAAACGAAGGAGGGAGCGGGCATGAGCCAGCTGCTCAAGTCGCTCGGCTTCGGCGTGAACCTCAGCTCCGCCCTGATTGCTGCCGCCTCTTTCGGCATACTCTATCTGCTCGAGATTCCAAACTGGGCCGGCCTCTCCTGCTCCGTAATCGTCGGGTTAGTGGCAGGTTTCATCATCGGCCAATCGACCGAATACTACACGTCGCATTCTCACAAGCCGACGCAAACGATCGCTCACAGCGCGGAGTCTGGTCCCGCCACGGTCATTATCTCCGGCCTCGGCATGGGTATGATCTCCACGGCCGTTCCGGTGATCACGATCGCCGTGGCCATCATCCTCGCCTTCCTCTTTGCCACTGGGTTCGACACAGCCAACCTACTTACGGCGCACAATCTGAGCCTTGGCCTCTATGGCATTGGCATCGCAGCCGTCGGCATGCTCTCCACACTCGGTATCACCCTCGCCACCGACGCCTACGGACCTATCGCTGACAATGCCGGTGGTAACGCAGAGATGAGTCGGCTCGAGCCACACGTCCGCCAACGCACCGACGTCCTTGACGCTCTGGGCAACACCACGGCAGCCACAGGCAAAGGCTTCGCCATCGGCTCAGCCGCCCTGACAGCCCTCGCCCTCTTGGCCTCCTACATCGAGGAAGTGAAGATCGGTCTGCAACACATCGGCACAACGACTATCGACATCGCGGGCCGTACCGTCGACGTGGCACAAGCCACCATCCCCGACTTTATGGCTTACTATCAAGTGGATTTGATGAACCCGAAGGTGTTGATCGGTGTCTTCGTTGGCTCCATGATGGCCTTCCTGTTCTGCGGACTAACCATGAACGCCGTGGGACGGGCAGCAGGCAAGATGGTCGAGGAGGTACGCCGACAATTCCGGGAGATCAAGGGGATCCTGACCGGCGATGCCACGCCGGATTATGCCCGCTGTGTGGCCATCTCCACGCAGGGCGCACAGCGCGAAATGCTCTTCCCGTCGCTGCTGGCGATCATCGTACCGGTGCTCGTCGGCATCTTCTTCGGAGTGTCCGGTGTACTGGGATTGCTGGTCGGCGGACTGGGTGCAGGCTTCGTCCTGGCCGTTTTCATGGCCAACTCGGGTGGCGCATGGGACAATGCGAAGAAGTACATCGAGGAAGGCAACATGGGAGGCAAGGGTTCCGAAGCGCATAAGGCCACCGTGGTGGGCGACACCGTCGGCGACCCGTTTAAGGACACCTCCGGCCCGTCGCTGAATATTCTCATCAAGCTCATGTCGATGGTATCGATCGTCATGGCCGGATTGACCGTAGCATTCTCGATCCTCTAA
- a CDS encoding PepSY-like domain-containing protein, whose product MKKMMFMACLVLFALTACADDDLPIRTNQLPRNAQQFLTQYFRGVEVSYAKQDDEGFDKSYEVVFVDGNKVEFRRDGEWKEVDCRYGRVPDAIVPRAILDFVRQHYAGQYIRKIERDRHGYEVKLTSGLELKFDRNGRFRKID is encoded by the coding sequence ATGAAAAAAATGATGTTTATGGCGTGCTTAGTGCTTTTCGCGCTGACAGCCTGTGCAGACGACGATCTGCCGATCCGTACGAACCAGTTGCCACGCAACGCACAACAGTTCCTGACCCAGTATTTCCGCGGTGTAGAGGTTTCGTATGCCAAGCAAGACGATGAAGGCTTCGACAAGAGCTATGAGGTCGTGTTTGTTGATGGGAATAAGGTAGAATTTCGGAGGGATGGCGAGTGGAAGGAGGTCGATTGCCGTTACGGACGAGTTCCCGACGCTATCGTGCCCCGTGCCATCCTCGACTTTGTACGCCAGCATTATGCCGGCCAGTATATTCGTAAGATCGAGCGCGATCGCCACGGCTATGAAGTCAAGCTCACCAGCGGGTTAGAGCTCAAGTTCGACCGTAACGGTCGCTTCCGCAAGATCGATTGA